One Brumimicrobium sp. DNA window includes the following coding sequences:
- a CDS encoding class I SAM-dependent rRNA methyltransferase — translation MGNSSLAIKLSKSAETAVKKGHPWIFEKSIIKGPANNPQAGSLCVLFDRSNNRPYAFGLWDPEEIIRIKVIAHDSKLQLSETYWIEKLEVAKEKRKLLLQYVTGYRAIHGENDGFPGLILDIYDKVGVLKVYSKIWKPYLETLTQAIPSIFQVESIVFRLNRKLEGSKEFAYQQGQVIGKKLSNERIPFSEYGVKFYAYPISGHKTGFFLDQRPNRYWVQQHAKEKTILDVFSYVGGFGIHGLKGGAKSLTSMDISAQAMDVAKENLLLNQLKIEKWHPLVGDAFKELENLIQSRTVFDIVVIDPPSFAKQNSEVEVALKQYQRLAELGAKLTRKGGYLLLGSCSSRITLEDFKISHELAFQQTNTHWKIVNEILHDVDHPITYLEGIYLKTITYQKS, via the coding sequence ATGGGAAATTCATCTCTCGCTATTAAACTCAGTAAATCAGCTGAAACTGCCGTAAAGAAAGGACATCCTTGGATTTTTGAGAAAAGCATAATAAAGGGGCCAGCAAATAATCCACAAGCTGGGAGCCTCTGTGTATTATTTGATCGAAGCAATAATAGACCCTATGCTTTTGGTCTTTGGGATCCCGAAGAGATTATCCGAATAAAGGTTATTGCACATGATTCCAAACTCCAACTTTCAGAAACGTATTGGATAGAGAAATTAGAAGTCGCTAAAGAGAAACGTAAGTTGCTTTTGCAGTACGTTACAGGTTATCGCGCAATTCATGGAGAGAATGATGGTTTTCCGGGACTTATTTTAGATATATATGATAAAGTTGGGGTTCTCAAGGTATATTCAAAAATTTGGAAGCCCTATTTAGAAACGCTCACCCAGGCAATTCCTTCGATATTCCAGGTGGAATCAATCGTATTTAGATTAAATAGAAAATTAGAAGGAAGTAAAGAATTTGCATACCAGCAAGGTCAAGTAATTGGTAAGAAGTTATCGAATGAAAGAATTCCTTTCTCAGAGTATGGGGTTAAGTTTTATGCTTATCCAATTTCTGGACACAAAACAGGCTTCTTTTTAGATCAACGCCCAAATCGTTATTGGGTACAACAGCATGCAAAAGAAAAGACCATTTTGGATGTATTTAGTTATGTAGGTGGTTTTGGTATTCATGGATTAAAAGGAGGAGCAAAATCTCTTACTTCCATGGATATTAGTGCTCAAGCTATGGATGTAGCTAAGGAAAATCTGCTTCTAAATCAACTAAAAATTGAAAAATGGCATCCATTGGTGGGTGATGCTTTTAAAGAATTAGAAAATTTGATTCAATCACGAACTGTATTTGATATTGTAGTGATAGATCCCCCTTCTTTTGCCAAACAAAATTCAGAAGTAGAAGTGGCTCTAAAACAATATCAGCGTTTAGCAGAATTAGGAGCAAAACTTACACGCAAAGGTGGTTACCTTCTATTAGGCTCCTGCTCAAGTCGAATCACTCTCGAAGACTTTAAGATATCCCATGAACTTGCTTTCCAACAAACAAATACACACTGGAAGATTGTAAATGAAATCTTACACGATGTTGATCATCCTATCACATATTTAGAAGGTATCTATTTAAAGACAATCACCTACCAAAAGAGCTAA
- a CDS encoding tetratricopeptide repeat protein, with translation MKVYYIAYIILILTLLSCNGVDKSKDNEQFYTTQDSLTDEDRLKMLNDSLGKYPNDIKLWLAKGELCKKNLDFKCALDAGARSFKLDSTNLQARELYAWTLINKPNAPLSDIETAQRHYEYILSISPKNPQVLVDLANTYSLTGDFKTAFKYINDALRIDERYRDAYVLKGSIYRVMEKYDLALSSYQTALQMDPNFFMGQLETGWLLTQMEKHDLALEYYQNAVELQPNNINAIYGVAKSYQDLANYDEALFHYRKLAKVSPKFYITFFNQAFIKQYHQNQLDSAAYYYDKAIRIFPEYKEAWYQLGEVYLAQKRTTDAARAFSESLHIDPHFEPALDGAKRLKNFKYE, from the coding sequence ATGAAAGTTTATTACATAGCATATATAATCTTGATACTTACTTTATTGTCATGCAATGGAGTGGACAAATCCAAAGATAATGAACAGTTTTATACTACACAGGATTCTTTAACAGATGAAGATCGATTAAAGATGCTCAATGACAGTTTAGGAAAATATCCAAATGACATCAAATTGTGGTTGGCCAAAGGTGAATTATGTAAAAAAAACTTAGATTTCAAATGTGCTTTAGATGCAGGAGCAAGATCCTTCAAATTAGATTCTACCAATCTTCAGGCAAGAGAGTTATATGCATGGACGCTTATCAATAAACCTAATGCTCCTCTCTCTGATATTGAAACCGCACAACGTCATTATGAATACATACTTTCTATCTCTCCTAAAAATCCACAAGTTTTGGTTGATTTGGCAAACACATATTCATTAACTGGAGATTTTAAAACAGCATTCAAATATATCAATGATGCGCTTCGAATTGATGAGAGATACAGAGATGCTTATGTATTAAAAGGTTCTATTTATCGTGTGATGGAAAAATATGATTTGGCATTATCTAGCTACCAAACTGCATTACAGATGGATCCTAATTTCTTTATGGGACAATTGGAAACTGGCTGGTTATTGACTCAAATGGAAAAGCATGACTTAGCCCTGGAATACTATCAAAATGCAGTAGAATTACAACCTAATAATATAAATGCCATTTATGGTGTAGCTAAGAGTTACCAAGATTTAGCCAATTACGATGAAGCTTTATTCCATTATCGGAAATTGGCAAAGGTGAGTCCCAAATTTTATATTACCTTCTTCAATCAGGCATTTATTAAACAATACCATCAAAATCAGTTGGATAGTGCAGCCTATTACTATGACAAAGCTATTCGCATTTTCCCTGAATACAAAGAAGCTTGGTATCAATTAGGAGAAGTATATTTAGCTCAAAAAAGAACAACAGATGCAGCTCGTGCCTTCTCAGAATCATTACACATAGACCCTCACTTTGAACCTGCTTTGGATGGAGCAAAAAGATTAAAGAATTTCAAATACGAATAA
- a CDS encoding cation:proton antiporter, which produces MKELILELKEAFRLPLTDPIIVFSLILFIILITPIVLKKLKIPGIIGLIIAGIVIGPHGLYIIEGAGAGADTDAVNAVELFSTIGLLYIMFIAGLELDMNQFKANKNKSLVFGFYTFIIPLALGYPACHYLLGLDFNASLLTASMFSTHTLVTYPIISKLGISKNKAVAATVGGTILTDTAVLIILAVIVGNHHGGLSQSFWIQLGISLALFSIFMFLVIPRIARWFFRKLESEKHSHYIFVLSVVFLAAFLADVAGVEAIIGAFTAGLALNKLIPSSSALMNRIEFMGNSLFIPFFLISVGMLVDVRVIMHGYDAWVVAGILTAVAIFGKWLAAWITQLTFKFSGSQRQLIFGLSSAHAAATLAVIMVGHREGILGDSILNGTIILILIASIVASFATERAGVKIIKKMDNDSDEILEDNPESANEHILLPIDNIEKCEKLLELGVLIKDKNSVNPVSILTVVPNDNEAEANILKAKSKLENFVKEASASETRANVITTIDFNVASGIARISREIMADMIILGWPHQAGFFNKLIGSNTDSILEKTYKTTFICNFKKPLALNKRIVITVPPMAELEIGFELWVKKIVKLSSELSSVISIYCNKATENAIESFLTKEKIQASKNYKIFDNWDDFLILSREIDKDDLVVLISARRKANSFMGILENLPSKLEKYFPKNNLIVIYPEQFAQYSEGTYRDVSSEPLDVGLEVVQKLGKGIGSIFGLKKDNDDIEKEEEENSNRGKSKE; this is translated from the coding sequence ATGAAAGAATTAATTCTCGAGTTAAAAGAAGCATTCAGATTACCTTTAACGGATCCTATTATTGTATTCTCACTGATATTATTTATCATCCTAATCACTCCAATCGTATTAAAGAAGTTAAAAATTCCGGGGATTATTGGGTTAATTATAGCTGGAATTGTCATTGGTCCTCATGGGCTATATATCATTGAAGGGGCAGGAGCAGGAGCAGATACAGATGCTGTCAATGCTGTGGAGCTTTTTTCAACCATTGGGTTACTTTATATCATGTTTATAGCAGGGTTGGAACTAGACATGAATCAATTTAAAGCAAACAAAAACAAGAGCTTAGTTTTTGGTTTTTACACATTCATTATTCCATTAGCTTTAGGCTACCCAGCCTGTCATTACCTATTAGGGCTAGATTTTAATGCGAGTCTTTTGACGGCAAGTATGTTCTCGACACACACTTTGGTAACTTATCCTATTATAAGCAAATTAGGAATTTCCAAGAACAAAGCCGTAGCTGCAACCGTAGGTGGAACTATCTTAACAGATACGGCTGTATTAATAATCTTAGCGGTTATTGTAGGAAACCATCATGGCGGACTATCACAGTCCTTTTGGATACAACTAGGGATTTCATTAGCCCTATTCTCTATATTCATGTTTTTAGTAATTCCACGTATTGCTAGATGGTTCTTTAGAAAATTGGAGAGTGAAAAACATTCCCATTACATTTTTGTACTTTCTGTAGTATTCTTAGCCGCCTTCTTAGCAGATGTTGCAGGGGTTGAAGCAATTATCGGTGCATTTACCGCAGGATTAGCCCTAAACAAATTGATCCCATCCTCTTCAGCTCTTATGAATCGTATTGAATTTATGGGAAACTCATTGTTTATTCCATTCTTCTTAATTAGTGTTGGGATGCTAGTAGATGTACGTGTCATCATGCATGGATATGATGCCTGGGTGGTTGCAGGGATTCTAACTGCGGTTGCAATCTTTGGAAAATGGCTAGCTGCATGGATTACACAGTTAACATTCAAATTTTCAGGCTCTCAACGACAATTAATCTTCGGTTTAAGTTCCGCACATGCAGCTGCTACTCTAGCTGTTATTATGGTGGGACATAGAGAGGGTATATTAGGTGATAGCATTCTAAATGGGACTATTATCCTAATATTGATAGCTAGTATTGTTGCCTCTTTTGCCACAGAAAGAGCAGGTGTGAAAATCATTAAGAAAATGGATAATGATTCGGATGAAATTTTAGAAGATAATCCAGAATCAGCTAATGAACATATCCTCTTACCAATAGATAATATTGAGAAATGTGAAAAACTTCTTGAATTAGGCGTTCTCATTAAAGACAAGAACTCTGTTAATCCTGTCTCCATTCTTACCGTTGTTCCGAATGACAACGAAGCAGAGGCAAATATCTTAAAAGCAAAGAGCAAATTAGAAAACTTTGTAAAAGAAGCCTCTGCATCTGAAACTCGTGCCAATGTGATTACAACTATCGATTTCAATGTAGCCAGTGGAATTGCACGTATCTCAAGAGAAATTATGGCAGATATGATTATTCTAGGATGGCCACATCAAGCAGGATTCTTTAATAAACTGATTGGTAGTAATACAGATAGCATCTTAGAAAAAACATACAAGACAACCTTCATCTGCAATTTTAAGAAGCCTCTTGCACTTAATAAGCGAATTGTTATAACTGTACCTCCCATGGCAGAGTTAGAAATTGGCTTTGAATTATGGGTTAAAAAGATAGTTAAATTAAGTAGTGAATTAAGTAGTGTTATATCCATCTATTGCAATAAGGCTACAGAAAATGCTATTGAATCTTTCTTAACAAAGGAGAAAATACAAGCCTCTAAAAATTATAAAATCTTTGATAATTGGGATGATTTCTTAATCTTATCTCGTGAAATTGATAAAGATGATTTAGTTGTCTTGATTTCAGCACGTAGAAAAGCAAATTCTTTTATGGGTATCTTAGAAAATTTACCCTCCAAATTAGAAAAATATTTTCCTAAAAATAATCTCATTGTGATTTATCCTGAACAATTTGCACAATATTCAGAAGGAACTTACCGAGATGTTTCTAGTGAGCCATTGGATGTTGGTCTAGAAGTAGTACAAAAATTAGGTAAAGGTATTGGTTCCATTTTCGGCCTTAAAAAAGACAATGATGATATTGAGAAAGAGGAAGAAGAGAACAGCAATAGAGGAAAATCAAAAGAATAA
- a CDS encoding caspase family protein, with product MLQLKLIFFLLLLIVFNQTKAQTTPQTKGIEQVYTEPTHPVGNIYALIVGLSKYQYPETYTPLQFADKDARVFYTYLRSDAGGKVPSENIDTLFNERATYGEVMSKLLSIKDRMKENDLLYFYFSGHGDAYNAAKAFLLPYDAPSGNGRSDKNHYLIGTTVLDIYTIKVIFKDLTSNGRKVIFISDACRTNELSGGEEGRTSVFKKIMEDDAGEIRFSSCSSNQVSYEDVRWGGGRGLFSWHLVNGLIGMADTSPKDGEVTVDELVSYVKTQVKNASYDKATKTYKQTPQFDCKAENCETFVLNLVNDTEKNRLAQELQKGDNSFYQDALATSSPAKGVNLPIEMDKIGFKALYNEFVNHLQNNELIGENSAATTFQKIMLEETIPTYLVNEFRGILSSRLITDVNKIINTYINAAQNNNLYTYDYFYTGYLKLKEFIKIADTLFYIPLDAKVNLLFLEAHANWKTNRTSELKSSLEKIDSAVILKPEASYLYNLKGVLHQRLKQYKEASLAFHKGMKLAPGWIYPTHNLGLNFSYLGQRDSSFYYYFKALELDTNYQTTYSVIAQEYAHIDDYESFIKYVNKGLSKDPTDPSLLLQKGNYYYYQKEDYDKALSYYIQSFSYDKSFLYGYENALKVHIKKMDSDSTKFYINKIVERDSTNPEIYFDIGIILSEFSADSMARTFFNYAIYYDSLNIDYWNAYANSSYKLEDYNTAHTIYLKSLEIDSTNNSTYALLGTFYYNLDYIDYSLNTFLKGLTFNPKDYLLNFNVGYLYYLQKAYNDAAHYFLISLENNKFNQDTYYYLAGVYAQLNDKDKALFYLENYLKLVKDFDRKSIEEDEDLQSIKKSKEFKNLLNRYTSKSVAH from the coding sequence ATGCTGCAACTCAAACTAATCTTCTTTTTGCTTCTTTTGATTGTTTTTAATCAAACAAAAGCACAAACAACACCCCAAACCAAAGGTATTGAGCAAGTATATACAGAGCCTACACATCCTGTGGGAAATATCTATGCATTGATTGTAGGTCTATCTAAATATCAATATCCTGAAACTTATACTCCACTGCAATTTGCCGATAAAGATGCGCGCGTCTTTTATACTTATCTGCGTTCAGACGCAGGAGGAAAAGTTCCTTCTGAAAATATAGACACCCTATTTAACGAAAGAGCAACGTATGGTGAAGTTATGTCGAAGCTACTCAGCATCAAAGATCGCATGAAGGAAAATGATTTATTATATTTCTATTTTTCTGGCCACGGAGATGCTTACAATGCCGCCAAAGCTTTCCTCCTACCCTATGATGCTCCCTCTGGAAATGGACGCTCTGATAAAAATCATTACCTAATTGGAACAACTGTATTGGATATTTATACCATTAAAGTAATTTTTAAAGATTTAACTTCCAATGGAAGGAAAGTCATTTTTATAAGTGATGCGTGCAGAACTAATGAATTAAGTGGTGGAGAAGAAGGTAGAACGAGCGTATTTAAAAAAATTATGGAAGATGATGCGGGAGAGATACGCTTTAGCTCTTGTTCTTCGAACCAAGTTTCTTATGAAGATGTCCGTTGGGGAGGTGGACGAGGGTTATTCTCTTGGCATTTAGTTAACGGATTAATTGGAATGGCAGATACCTCTCCAAAAGATGGAGAAGTAACCGTAGATGAATTAGTAAGTTATGTTAAAACGCAGGTAAAGAATGCCTCCTATGATAAGGCAACAAAGACCTACAAACAAACTCCACAATTTGATTGCAAGGCTGAAAATTGCGAAACATTTGTTTTAAATCTTGTGAATGACACGGAAAAAAATCGATTAGCACAAGAGTTACAAAAAGGTGACAACTCCTTTTATCAAGATGCACTAGCTACATCTTCTCCTGCTAAAGGAGTCAATCTACCTATCGAAATGGATAAAATAGGTTTCAAAGCCTTATACAACGAATTTGTAAATCATCTACAGAACAATGAACTCATTGGGGAGAATAGTGCTGCCACTACTTTTCAAAAAATTATGCTAGAAGAGACAATTCCCACATATCTTGTAAATGAATTTAGAGGAATTTTAAGTAGTCGTTTGATAACAGATGTCAACAAAATCATCAATACATACATCAATGCAGCTCAAAACAACAATCTTTATACTTACGATTACTTTTATACTGGATATCTCAAGCTTAAAGAATTCATAAAGATAGCAGACACGCTATTTTACATTCCTTTAGATGCTAAAGTAAATCTTCTCTTTTTAGAGGCGCATGCAAATTGGAAAACTAATCGAACAAGTGAATTAAAATCTAGCTTAGAAAAAATAGATAGTGCTGTTATCTTAAAACCTGAAGCTTCTTATCTCTATAATTTAAAAGGAGTTTTACACCAACGTTTAAAGCAATATAAAGAAGCTTCGTTAGCCTTCCATAAAGGCATGAAGTTAGCACCAGGATGGATATATCCTACTCATAATTTAGGCTTAAACTTCAGTTATTTAGGTCAACGAGACAGTAGCTTTTACTATTATTTTAAAGCATTAGAATTAGACACTAATTATCAAACTACATACAGCGTGATTGCTCAAGAATATGCACATATTGATGATTATGAATCTTTTATCAAGTATGTTAACAAAGGATTATCAAAAGACCCAACCGATCCTTCCCTTCTACTTCAGAAAGGAAATTATTATTACTATCAAAAAGAGGATTATGACAAAGCTTTGAGCTATTATATACAATCATTTAGTTATGACAAGTCATTTTTATATGGCTATGAAAACGCACTTAAGGTTCATATTAAAAAAATGGATTCAGATAGCACAAAGTTCTATATCAACAAGATAGTAGAACGTGATTCAACTAATCCTGAAATCTATTTTGATATTGGGATAATCTTATCGGAATTTTCTGCGGACAGTATGGCACGCACATTTTTCAATTATGCTATTTATTATGACTCGCTCAATATTGATTATTGGAATGCTTATGCGAATAGTTCTTACAAATTAGAAGATTATAATACGGCGCATACTATCTATTTAAAATCTCTTGAAATTGATAGTACAAACAATTCCACATACGCACTCTTAGGAACTTTCTACTACAATCTAGATTACATAGATTATTCTTTGAATACTTTCTTAAAGGGATTAACATTTAATCCTAAAGATTATCTTTTGAATTTTAACGTTGGGTATCTTTATTACCTCCAGAAAGCATACAATGATGCAGCTCATTATTTTCTAATTTCCCTTGAAAATAACAAATTCAATCAGGATACATATTATTATCTGGCTGGAGTTTATGCACAACTAAATGATAAAGACAAAGCGCTATTCTACCTTGAAAACTATTTAAAATTAGTGAAGGATTTTGATAGAAAAAGTATAGAAGAAGACGAAGACCTTCAGTCAATCAAAAAGAGTAAAGAATTTAAGAATCTTCTTAATAGATACACATCAAAATCTGTTGCGCATTAA
- the tyrS gene encoding tyrosine--tRNA ligase yields the protein MIKNFIEELTWRGMIHDAMPGVEEHLMEQQRTAYVGIDPTADSLHIGHLVSIMMLKHFQRAGHQPIALLGGATGMIGDPSGKSKERNLLTEDILRHNQTEIQKQLSKFLDFHSEKGNQAILVNNYDWMKDFSFLNFIRDVGKHITVNYMMAKDSVKKRFSGDETEGMSFTEFSYQLVQGYDFLHLYREKNATLQMGGSDQWGNITTGTELIRRIESGKAFAVTCPLITKADGTKFGKTEGGNIWLDADKTSSYQFYQYWLNTSDEDAEKFIKIFTFLSKDEIESLISSHKEAPHERQLQKKLAEEITIMVHSEADLKTAMAASNILFGKSTEEDLKSLSEKEFLQIFEGVPQAKLSRTDITQGIGIVDALSAKTGFLASNGEARRELKGNAVSVNKNKVDESFLITQDNLINNKFILLGKGKKNNYLIIIE from the coding sequence ATGATTAAAAACTTTATCGAGGAACTAACTTGGAGAGGTATGATACATGATGCCATGCCTGGTGTAGAAGAACATTTAATGGAACAACAACGAACTGCTTATGTGGGTATAGATCCAACAGCAGATTCACTTCATATTGGTCACTTAGTAAGTATTATGATGCTGAAACATTTTCAAAGAGCTGGGCATCAGCCTATCGCATTATTAGGCGGAGCTACAGGAATGATTGGAGATCCATCTGGAAAATCAAAAGAAAGAAACTTATTAACTGAAGACATACTTCGTCATAATCAAACTGAGATTCAAAAACAACTCAGTAAATTTCTAGACTTTCATTCTGAAAAAGGAAATCAAGCTATTCTTGTAAATAATTACGATTGGATGAAAGATTTTTCATTTTTGAATTTTATTCGTGATGTTGGAAAGCACATCACTGTCAATTATATGATGGCTAAAGACTCTGTTAAGAAAAGATTTTCTGGAGATGAAACAGAAGGAATGTCTTTTACTGAGTTTTCTTATCAATTGGTGCAAGGATATGACTTCCTTCATCTATACAGAGAAAAAAATGCTACACTTCAGATGGGAGGATCAGACCAGTGGGGAAACATCACCACCGGAACTGAATTAATACGAAGAATAGAAAGTGGGAAAGCCTTTGCTGTAACTTGTCCACTAATTACCAAAGCAGACGGAACTAAATTTGGAAAAACAGAAGGGGGAAATATTTGGCTGGATGCGGATAAAACTTCTTCTTATCAGTTCTACCAATATTGGTTAAATACTTCAGATGAAGATGCTGAAAAATTTATTAAGATTTTCACTTTCCTCTCTAAAGACGAAATAGAATCGCTTATTTCGAGCCACAAAGAAGCTCCTCATGAAAGACAACTCCAGAAGAAATTAGCAGAAGAAATTACCATCATGGTTCATTCAGAAGCAGATTTAAAAACTGCTATGGCGGCTTCCAATATCTTATTTGGAAAATCTACCGAAGAAGATTTAAAATCACTTTCAGAAAAAGAATTTCTACAAATATTCGAAGGGGTTCCTCAAGCTAAATTATCACGTACCGATATAACTCAGGGAATTGGAATAGTAGATGCTCTTTCTGCCAAAACAGGTTTCTTGGCATCCAATGGAGAAGCCCGTAGAGAGTTAAAGGGAAATGCAGTAAGTGTAAATAAGAACAAAGTAGATGAAAGCTTCTTAATAACTCAGGACAATCTTATTAATAATAAATTCATATTATTAGGAAAAGGAAAAAAGAATAATTACCTCATCATCATCGAATAG